In Kushneria marisflavi, the following are encoded in one genomic region:
- the flgC gene encoding flagellar basal body rod protein FlgC → MSLFNVFNISGSALSAQSQRMNVTASNLANADSVAGPDGQPYRAKQLTFEMAAEPGQQIGGVRVAGISEDQSEFRRLFDPKNPAADDQGYVNMPNVDTTSEMVNMISAARSYQANVEVLNTNKSLMLKTLTLGQ, encoded by the coding sequence ATGAGTCTTTTCAACGTTTTCAACATTTCCGGGTCGGCACTGTCGGCGCAATCACAGCGAATGAACGTGACGGCCAGCAACCTGGCCAACGCTGACAGCGTGGCTGGTCCCGATGGCCAGCCCTACCGTGCCAAACAGCTGACCTTTGAAATGGCGGCCGAGCCCGGGCAGCAGATTGGTGGCGTTCGCGTCGCGGGCATCAGCGAAGACCAGAGCGAATTCCGACGTCTTTTTGATCCGAAGAATCCGGCCGCTGACGATCAGGGGTACGTCAATATGCCAAACGTGGATACCACGTCTGAAATGGTCAACATGATTTCTGCGGCACGCTCCTATCAGGCCAACGTCGAAGTCCTTAACACCAACAAGTCACTGATGCTCAAGACGCTGACACTGGGTCAGTAA
- a CDS encoding flagellar hook assembly protein FlgD yields the protein MAFDSSLVSRVNGTSTTGGTSGMGATSASELGEEFMSLLVAQLNNQDPLNPMQNSEFTSQIAQINTVSGIDKLNDTLSSITGQIDASQKLQASAMVGRGVLVEGNRIQVGKDTVLPFGIELDDDAARVTATITDGSGRTINQYDLGAIKAGVQSFSWDGTDESKARVEDGTYQVTIAATDGSGRAVASRALQYGYVSGVMTSNNTTKLDLGPNMDSVAFNDVKQIL from the coding sequence ATGGCATTTGACAGCTCTCTGGTGAGTCGTGTGAACGGCACCAGTACCACGGGTGGCACCAGCGGCATGGGCGCGACCAGCGCCAGTGAACTGGGCGAAGAGTTCATGAGCCTGCTGGTGGCACAGCTCAACAACCAGGACCCGCTCAACCCGATGCAAAACTCCGAGTTCACCTCGCAGATTGCGCAGATCAATACAGTCAGCGGGATTGATAAGCTCAACGACACGCTCTCAAGCATTACCGGTCAGATCGATGCCTCCCAGAAATTGCAGGCCAGCGCGATGGTCGGCCGTGGCGTACTGGTGGAAGGCAACAGGATTCAGGTCGGCAAGGACACCGTGCTGCCCTTTGGTATAGAGCTTGATGACGATGCGGCCAGGGTCACTGCCACCATTACCGATGGCTCGGGTCGCACCATCAATCAGTACGATCTGGGGGCAATCAAGGCTGGCGTACAGTCCTTCAGCTGGGATGGTACTGATGAAAGCAAGGCTCGCGTTGAAGACGGTACCTATCAGGTCACTATTGCGGCAACTGATGGCAGTGGTCGAGCTGTCGCCTCGCGCGCGCTGCAGTATGGATATGTCAGTGGCGTCATGACTAGCAATAACACCACGAAGCTGGATCTGGGGCCCAATATGGACAGCGTTGCCTTCAACGACGTCAAACAGATTCTGTAA
- the flgE gene encoding flagellar hook protein FlgE — MAFTQGVSGLNAASSQLDTIGHNIANSQTVGFKKSRTEFADLYAGAKAGLGVQVSAITQSFSQGAMETTDRDLDLAIQGGGFFRLTDGQQVTYSRNGQFQMDANGFLVNNTGGKLMGYPVDDPASANPVVLAGAQPVALQVAQGDLDASATTTGNMTFNLDSTDTARVDANGNALAFDATNPKSYNWQTSLTTYDSQGNAQQVNMYFVKSATDNNSWTVHALNKGNEVGTSNLTFNENGKITGGDTLNLAINPGNGAAPINANIDLTSVTQNSGSFVVNAASQNGYAAGSLTGISIADNGDVLGKYSNNQSRALGRVALASFTNEQGLKPDGNNAWLATTNSGQELLGSAGTGQLGSLLSGTLENSNVDLASELVTMIVAQRNYQANAQTIKTQDQILQTMVNLR, encoded by the coding sequence ATGGCTTTTACACAGGGCGTCAGTGGCCTTAACGCAGCATCCAGCCAGCTGGATACCATCGGCCACAACATTGCCAACTCTCAGACTGTCGGCTTCAAGAAAAGCCGTACCGAATTTGCCGATCTTTATGCCGGTGCAAAAGCGGGTCTTGGTGTGCAGGTGTCTGCCATCACTCAGAGCTTCTCTCAGGGTGCGATGGAAACGACCGATCGTGATCTCGACTTGGCCATTCAGGGCGGCGGCTTTTTCCGTCTGACTGACGGTCAGCAGGTCACCTATTCACGCAACGGTCAGTTCCAGATGGATGCCAACGGCTTTCTGGTGAATAACACCGGTGGCAAGCTGATGGGCTACCCGGTCGATGACCCGGCCTCTGCCAACCCTGTCGTGCTGGCCGGTGCACAGCCAGTGGCACTTCAGGTGGCCCAGGGTGACCTGGATGCCAGCGCTACCACCACTGGCAATATGACCTTTAACCTTGATTCAACCGACACCGCCAGAGTAGATGCCAACGGTAATGCGCTCGCCTTTGATGCGACCAACCCGAAAAGCTACAACTGGCAGACCTCGCTGACAACCTATGACTCGCAGGGTAATGCTCAGCAGGTCAACATGTACTTTGTCAAATCCGCGACCGATAACAACTCCTGGACCGTGCATGCTCTGAACAAGGGCAACGAGGTAGGTACTTCCAACCTCACGTTTAATGAAAACGGCAAGATTACCGGTGGGGATACGCTGAATCTGGCCATCAACCCGGGCAACGGTGCAGCTCCGATCAACGCCAATATTGATTTGACCAGTGTGACTCAGAACAGTGGCAGCTTTGTGGTCAATGCGGCTAGCCAGAACGGTTATGCCGCGGGCAGTCTGACCGGCATCTCTATTGCCGATAATGGCGACGTACTGGGCAAGTACTCCAACAATCAAAGTCGCGCACTGGGCCGTGTTGCACTCGCCAGCTTCACCAACGAGCAGGGTCTCAAGCCCGACGGTAATAACGCCTGGTTGGCCACCACCAACTCCGGTCAGGAGCTGCTGGGCAGTGCCGGCACCGGTCAGCTGGGGTCCTTGCTTTCCGGAACCCTTGAAAACTCCAACGTGGATCTGGCCTCGGAGCTTGTCACCATGATCGTGGCACAGCGCAACTATCAGGCTAACGCGCAGACCATCAAGACCCAGGATCAGATCCTGCAGACCATGGTCAACCTGCGTTAA
- a CDS encoding flagellar basal body rod protein FlgF, which produces MDRIIYTAMSGARQSLERQSAVANNMANVSTSGFRAELSAARAVPVNGQGYATRAVTTDSTPGSDFTPGSFSTTGRALDVAINGDGWLAVQANNGDTAYTRNGGLQVDPTGMLMSQGRPVMGEDGPIILPLNAEVSIAGDGTISAREAGTQAQAEVGRLMLASNPDGRMARRDDGLFGPWNAQGGPMAALPRDENIQVISGTLEGSNVNPTEAMVAMIDTSRRFEMNMKVLTTADENDQRANSLLSMN; this is translated from the coding sequence ATGGACAGAATCATCTATACCGCCATGTCGGGCGCCAGGCAGAGTCTGGAGCGGCAGTCTGCCGTTGCCAACAATATGGCCAACGTCTCGACCAGTGGCTTTCGTGCCGAACTCAGTGCCGCTCGCGCGGTACCGGTAAACGGTCAGGGCTACGCCACACGTGCCGTCACCACGGATTCAACCCCAGGCTCCGACTTTACGCCGGGCTCCTTTTCGACCACGGGGCGGGCGCTGGATGTGGCCATCAATGGGGATGGCTGGCTGGCGGTGCAGGCCAATAACGGGGACACCGCCTATACCCGCAATGGGGGGTTGCAGGTCGATCCTACCGGCATGCTCATGTCACAGGGACGTCCGGTCATGGGAGAAGATGGCCCCATTATCCTGCCGCTCAATGCCGAAGTTTCGATTGCCGGAGACGGCACCATTTCTGCTCGTGAAGCGGGGACCCAGGCGCAGGCGGAAGTCGGCCGCCTGATGCTGGCCAGTAATCCTGATGGACGCATGGCCCGCCGCGATGACGGCCTGTTTGGCCCGTGGAATGCCCAGGGCGGACCCATGGCAGCGTTGCCGCGTGATGAAAATATTCAGGTCATCAGCGGCACACTCGAAGGCAGCAACGTCAATCCGACCGAGGCCATGGTCGCCATGATCGATACGTCCCGGCGCTTTGAGATGAACATGAAGGTTCTGACGACTGCCGATGAGAACGATCAGCGCGCCAACTCGCTGCTTTCGATGAATTGA
- the flgG gene encoding flagellar basal-body rod protein FlgG: MINALWIAKTGLDAQQTNMDVISNNLANVSTNGFKRSRAVFEDLLYQNLRQPGSMSSVQTNLPSGLQIGTGVRAVATERLHTQGNLEQTGNTKDVAIRGDGFFAIQMPDGTNAFTRDGAFQVNQDGQLVTANGFPVDPGIVIPANALSVSIANDGLVSVTVPGSAASQQVGQLQLTTFINPTGLESIGDNLYLETDASGPRNDSIPGNNGAGTIYQGFVETSNVNVVEEMVSMIETQRAYEINSKAVSTVDQMLGRLTQL; the protein is encoded by the coding sequence ATGATTAATGCCCTGTGGATTGCAAAGACCGGTCTTGATGCCCAGCAGACCAATATGGACGTCATTTCCAACAACCTTGCCAACGTCTCGACCAATGGCTTCAAGCGCTCGCGTGCTGTGTTCGAGGATCTGCTGTATCAGAACCTGCGTCAGCCCGGTTCGATGTCATCGGTGCAGACCAATCTGCCTTCCGGTCTCCAGATCGGTACCGGTGTTCGCGCTGTTGCGACCGAGCGCCTGCACACCCAGGGCAACCTGGAACAGACCGGTAATACCAAGGATGTCGCGATTCGTGGCGACGGCTTCTTCGCCATTCAGATGCCTGATGGCACCAACGCCTTTACCCGCGATGGCGCTTTTCAGGTCAATCAGGACGGTCAGCTGGTCACGGCCAATGGTTTCCCGGTCGACCCGGGCATCGTGATCCCGGCCAACGCGCTGTCAGTATCAATCGCCAATGACGGCCTTGTTTCGGTCACGGTACCGGGCAGTGCCGCCAGCCAGCAGGTCGGCCAGCTTCAGCTGACCACCTTCATCAACCCGACCGGTCTGGAGAGCATTGGTGACAACCTGTACCTCGAAACCGATGCTTCGGGACCGCGTAACGACAGCATTCCCGGTAACAATGGTGCCGGCACGATCTATCAGGGCTTTGTGGAAACCTCCAACGTTAACGTGGTGGAGGAGATGGTCAGCATGATCGAGACGCAACGCGCCTACGAAATCAACTCCAAGGCCGTGTCGACCGTTGACCAGATGCTGGGCCGTCTGACTCAGCTCTAA
- a CDS encoding flagellar basal body L-ring protein FlgH: MRLWKLFLVACMAMMMVACAQIPRQNVVEGPTTAPPQLPPMPIANGSIYQSNYTRPLFEDRRPRGVGDILTIVLNENVSATKSSAANASRNGATTLGLDAAPRVIGGLLDGQTTSLTGTNTFQGQGGANASNTFTGTITTTVMNVLPNGNFQVAGEKRIGINQGTEYIRFSGTVNPRTITGLNTVPSTQVADARLEYYGDGYINEAQTMGWLQRFFLNISPF; the protein is encoded by the coding sequence ATGCGTTTATGGAAGCTGTTTCTGGTGGCGTGCATGGCCATGATGATGGTGGCATGCGCCCAGATTCCGCGACAAAACGTGGTGGAAGGGCCGACAACGGCGCCGCCTCAGCTTCCGCCGATGCCGATTGCCAACGGCTCGATCTATCAGAGCAACTACACCCGGCCCCTGTTTGAGGATCGTCGGCCGCGTGGGGTGGGGGACATCCTGACCATCGTGCTGAACGAAAATGTCAGTGCCACCAAGAGCTCGGCCGCCAATGCCAGTCGTAATGGTGCGACAACACTGGGTCTTGATGCTGCGCCTCGCGTCATCGGCGGGTTGCTGGATGGTCAGACCACCAGCCTGACCGGCACCAATACCTTTCAGGGGCAGGGCGGCGCGAATGCGTCCAACACCTTTACCGGCACCATCACGACAACCGTCATGAATGTGTTGCCCAACGGCAACTTCCAGGTCGCCGGCGAAAAGCGCATCGGTATTAATCAGGGCACCGAGTACATCCGTTTTTCCGGTACGGTCAATCCACGCACGATCACCGGCCTCAATACCGTGCCGTCAACCCAGGTCGCCGATGCGCGTCTTGAATATTACGGCGACGGTTATATCAACGAGGCGCAGACAATGGGCTGGCTGCAGCGCTTCTTCCTCAATATTTCACCGTTTTAA
- a CDS encoding flagellar basal body P-ring protein FlgI produces MMAMLKSVSLRCAALLLSGCALMGLACQAQAARLGDIATFEGVRSNPLVGYGLVVGLDNTGDQTMQAPFTGQSVTNMLSELGVTIPAGTNMQLKNVAAVMVTAELPPFSSPGQKLDITVSSVGNARSLRGGTLLMTPLKGADGQIYALAQGNMVIPGISAQAAGSSVQVNQTSSGRIPAGAIIERTVPAQLAEQGRINLELKDADFNTALRTMNAINNAMGQGVAVAQNSRVISLAAPLDSASKVSFLARVQNIDVDPGVVTPKVIMNARTGSVAMNTRVTLSRAAIAHGNLSITIDSNPIISQPNALSGGQTAVVPNADINVQEESGALNMVSGEADLSQVVDALNRLGATPNDLMAILQALKSAGALNADLEII; encoded by the coding sequence ATGATGGCCATGTTGAAATCCGTTTCCCTGCGTTGTGCGGCACTGCTGTTGAGTGGTTGTGCCCTGATGGGGCTGGCCTGTCAGGCGCAGGCAGCCCGGCTGGGCGACATTGCCACCTTTGAAGGCGTGCGCTCCAACCCGCTGGTCGGCTATGGCCTGGTGGTAGGTCTGGATAATACTGGTGATCAGACCATGCAGGCTCCCTTTACCGGTCAGTCAGTCACCAACATGCTTTCCGAGCTGGGTGTGACGATCCCGGCTGGTACCAACATGCAGCTCAAAAACGTTGCAGCCGTCATGGTCACGGCCGAGTTGCCTCCCTTTTCAAGCCCGGGGCAGAAGCTGGACATCACTGTTTCCTCGGTCGGCAACGCGCGTAGCCTTCGTGGCGGTACGCTGCTGATGACGCCACTCAAGGGCGCAGATGGACAGATCTATGCGCTGGCACAGGGCAATATGGTCATCCCGGGCATCAGCGCTCAGGCCGCCGGCAGCAGCGTCCAGGTCAACCAGACCTCATCGGGTCGCATTCCGGCTGGTGCCATTATTGAACGTACCGTGCCGGCCCAGCTGGCCGAGCAGGGGCGCATCAATCTGGAGCTCAAGGACGCTGACTTCAATACGGCCCTGCGCACCATGAACGCCATCAATAATGCCATGGGTCAGGGCGTTGCCGTGGCACAGAATTCACGGGTCATCTCATTGGCAGCGCCGCTGGACAGCGCTTCAAAGGTGTCCTTTCTGGCCCGGGTACAAAACATTGATGTTGATCCGGGTGTGGTGACGCCGAAAGTCATCATGAACGCCCGTACCGGTTCGGTGGCGATGAATACCCGGGTCACGCTCAGTCGTGCCGCCATCGCCCATGGCAATCTCTCGATTACGATCGATTCCAACCCCATTATCAGCCAACCGAATGCCTTGTCAGGCGGGCAAACTGCTGTGGTACCCAATGCTGACATCAATGTGCAGGAAGAGTCCGGGGCGCTGAATATGGTTAGCGGCGAAGCAGATCTGAGTCAGGTAGTGGATGCCCTGAACCGTCTGGGCGCGACCCCCAACGACCTGATGGCGATTCTTCAAGCGCTTAAATCGGCG